In Dysidea avara chromosome 6, odDysAvar1.4, whole genome shotgun sequence, the genomic stretch tcagtgatgtagcaatggcacagtgatgggtgacacactatagttatgcatacacaactttcaggagatagctacacaatgctgtaggcgtatgcaagccagatgaaccagataaaggaagacagccaagccactagcaatggcggatccaggatggggcatttggggcaaatccccccctcttcaagaaattgcatacaagatcgagatactctagtagaacagtcaattactctaataaagcagtcacaatgttcatgaggcagtgcagcttacttatgaagctataaataggattttattttacataacatacgtgatataatatatttggtaaaggataactagctattattgttgtgaccttttttttttttgctcttcaacttttttcagcaaggtgccccctctctttccagactctggatccgcccctgactagagcctagtagctacgccaggtgaaggtaaaaaagattaagcacgtattgaattgcctgacaccaacacaaagaaagttcgccatgccagctgcacaagacaaaattgtttacttgtattttatatgtaactgtaagcttattgtaaagagcgtggcatatgtcagtttaatgttttcttgtattgtttatttacgtgaatgaatccactggcagctggcatggagacttgagatgttacaaacataaaaacttacttgtaatcttcttgtttacacaggtggcttctggctctcctgcacgggcatcactaatctttttgctaatcttcttcgcgcaatatgtaagtaattaagcaagggtgtggtactgggcgttatatagaattacacatatggtcaagtcatcagcacaaacaggagcgatgattatacgtttgtgccttcattcacaggcgaatctatccccgcttagttcatgtctctaggcctcgtagttttctcaaacattaattattaattatttaattatttatttatgacgtaattttaaccgcgtttcgtattattcttagcacttggttgtataattaacactttacagtgaccagcactgattatgcttcattttcagtttTGTTccgcctgttacacagcattacaaacaaagaacagtatgagaagcacctctgcaatcaattcaatcactacagaaaatatggacaattcaaCCACTAGCTATGGACTGTCAGTAAACAGAAAGGAGAACAAGGGTAAAGCCcaccatgatgtgtgcattgtatgtactgagGTACGCCATAAGGTACCTGTGGCAACttttaacagtgaaaatataATGGCTCTAGCCTCAACCATTATtgtgttatgcttgtctgaaggcatcagtcagtcaatcaatcaATAAGTAGATTTCACTGAATAAAAAAATTCATAGTAGCCTATTAGAAATGGTTTGGGTCACACTTatggtacttttgggcttgactatacctaaccaatactgccaaggtaccatgaaggtattgtgaggctgattttagGGTGAGTTTCgatcagaaaagcccaaaccttaaTAATTACacaatactatcgtactgtataatacaagCCCGTATACCTAGCTAGCAATATGTAGCCCTTCATGCACGCCTCAGTTTTAGTTCACATCCAGACTACTATCAAGGACAGTGGATCATTttggtcagcagtagtgacctgaGCAACTTGTTTCATTCCTGATATAATATTGTTAACACTACTCTGGGCTAGAGGAATAGACTGTAGCTCATTATGAATTTTCTTTTATCTGAAACTTCATGACTACGAGCACTGATATTTTCATCCATATCATCAAGGGTGATATGATGTAGCTAAATCGTGCCTGGATCTTATCTGTGAGACATGGCGTTAATACCAGATGTTCCAACCCATGCGAATCAACCCGATTGGttgtatgcatatgtacaaCTAAAGTAAAGTTCTAAAAATAATATAGTAGTTACAGACACAATATGGCTAAACAACTGAACCACAGCCACACCCTTCAGTAGTTAATTGATTTGTTTACTGGTAACTAGGTACTGTCCAAGAGGGTATCACTCCAATAGACACTGTACTATGATCGGCCAAAATCGattttgaccgttgactttCATCGAAAATTTGTCTTGACCACTGACATGGTTCCGTTTATTTTCGCTATATTTTCGTGTACTACTTACTCGCGAAGCTTTGACCGTGCTGGGAAAACAGTTTGACCGTTGTTCTTCGTGAAAAATCGGCCTTGTTCATTGACCTTTAgttttgaccgcggtcgcagatcgtagtacagtgcctattggagtgacacccccttgctgtCTGGTGAACACAACTAAAACAAGGCCTTCAATTATACTGCAGGATACCACGGCAATAAATCATTTCAGATGAAACCTTTAAACTGACAGTGAATGATGCAACACACACCCGTGGCCGTCAGACCGACAAGGGGATAAACCTTTACGTATTAAAGTACCCATACAACTTCATACACTTCACATCTCACCTTCGAATTCATTTGGTAGAGACCGTAACAAGCGAAGTAGTGAGCGACGATGATACAACAGTTTTATCACACGAAGTTGACCCTTTTGAGGATTGCTTCGTCTGCAATTTAGTGCCACGTGAGACAAAGGCGTTGTCGTGTTTATTTTGTTGTTCTTACTATGCCTCTCGATCATAAAATACCTTCAAGGGTATTGTTACAATGTGCCACAAGGTTTCTACACCACTTAGATCGGACCCCAGGACGATGTGGGCGATTTAGATTATACAGACGATTGCGCGATCTTTGCAACAAAAACCGTCAAGCGAAAACCGAAAACGTGATCCATTTGTTTTGAAAAGTTGCCTAATTACGTAGTAAGCTCACGTTTCCATTGAATTCCTGTGTTGCATAGATTCCGAAATCGTCTGTAGCGGGTGTGTGCACAGTTTGTATACGTACCTTACGGTACACGTGATCATGGCACGTCACAATATCAAAAAGATTAATTAGTTGCAATCTCTATAatgcaataattatttattattattaaaagtacGTAAGTTACAAATACAAATCAGACAACTAATTTTGGAGCATTAACAACAAGAAAGGTATTGACTATGTtgccattgtgtgtgtgtgtgttagctaTGTGCCTCCTAATGCGaataattataaattattgtttAGTTAATGGTATCCCTATTTTACCAAAAATTGCAGCTACATGAaaaggttgtatacaatcactggactgacTACTGTAGTACTACTGGACTCCCTTTTTCACCAAATATTGGTTAACTGGCTATTATATAGAATATCCTAACCTTATGTAGCTAGACCACTCCCacctccacacacacaaaaataaagcagTGTAGCCATGCCAGAAAATGTCAGCCTTTCCCAGCTGCAGCTATACAGGGTGTATGTATCGTCTACCAATGGATGGAGTGACCCAGAAGACCATTTCTGGTAATAGGATGCATggttattatatatatagctaagcatGTTCTGTACGAATGATAAGAAGAATGGGTACATGATTCTCTGGTGATCATGGCatgaaggaaatgtttgacTGAAAAACAGATGAGTATATACTTTCATTTAAGTTTTAAACACATTGATGTAGTTAACAGCTGTCTCTTTCAAGATTGAATGGTAATTGATACCTGCGTGCTCATTGTGTTATTTGTGCTAAAATGCACAGGTAGTGCAAAGTAGACAGGTCTACCTGTATATTCTACATTCATGTTGCAATAACTACAACCAATTACCCAAATAtacagaagaaagaaaaaaaaacttgagtccactagtccagtccagtgattgtataccaTCTACATAAAATTTGTTATATATGGTTTAATCTGATCTACCACTATCTAATACGTCTAAGCTGTAACTCACAGTATCTGAATTTTCCATGAGTTGGGAAAGTCACTAGCTATATGCTTTATAGAGGTTAAGAAGGAAATTCAATGtactttatttatacacagtcAAGCTTTCTCAGTAAACAGAGCTATAGTCAGTGTGCTATCACAGCTGCTGAAAGGCTGTTGCAGATGACACAGCTGTATCTGTTGATACAGCTCTGACCAATGTGGTTAAAATATGCAGCTGTACATAAAACCACATGCACTGAAGTGGCAATCTTTAAAAGCAGTTTCAGCAGTGAGACTTTCTCATCAGCAAACTCTATAATTGTAAGGATAAAGGCTTGCACCTGTACATCCGTAAACACCTATAAAAATTTAGctgaacataatattatatacactgAAAACTGAATAAACGATTACTGTAATGTCTGTCCATTTTGAATACATTTActgagggagaatcaacaatcgATAGGGTAGTCATTAATTACTTTGTTactataacaagttgatgttatgctacttctaaaaaccaggtgcccatgCAGTAAATTCAAACtaaattaatcaaccatgtgtTTATatgctattattaattcagctagataattagatttgtgCCGAATATTGTGATTTGGCGTAATTTGTAATTCATaaattatttcataattcagtgattacattgctatgcactgctaaggaagtgtaactataacaaaccattttaaaccacaaattatgcacaaaagtatcttctcaactgttttatagtgtgtctatcttGTTTTCTCACGcgaattgtttagagaaagccttgaggctgcccttcattttcattcgtgTAAGTACGGGTAAGGCCCCCCTTTCAGCTCAAAGGATGCGttatctctggtagcctaacAGGTCTTCAAtgttgttttaaagttgttaacATCTATAAAACTGAAAGGGAAGACCATTCACGAAGTATATGAAGTCAccatacccgtatttcagactgctGAGAAGAAACCACAAAGTTTAtttgtgtggaagtttaatacagacttacaattcttacatcctggctgctttttaccatttttgctcacgtgggtgcatacggaaacaaacataggtaggtatacacacacatgtttgTACGAAAACAACtccagtaaaccaggcgcatgctTGTGGACGTGCGCCTGGTTAAAAATTAGATCTTTTGTATGGTGCTTGAATAATTTCATTGTGTGACCTCATGTTGCAGTTGAGGTAGCTGAGTAATTAAATATCCATATTGTAACTTCCCTTAAGAATTTGATATAGGTAGATCAAATTACCCCTTTTGACAATGGCGTTGCAGAGGTGGTAGGTTTAGATGTCTCAATGGCTGATAGATGGCTTCTTGTTGCTTTGTGCTGTATTCTTTCAACATTCCACATAAGACAAGGGTTATACAAAAACAATTTTTTGTCTATAAATTTCACTGTCTTTAGTGACAGTTATTCATTGGTTTATAAATGTCTGATGCGTTCTatagacataatattatactattatACTGACGCTATAATATGTTGTGCAACTAGTACTTCATGGTCACAGAGTTATACCTAACCTAATCTCTGATTGTTGTATTACACTATAGCAGGGgcgtatgcaggaattttgaaaaggggtttccactacagctaagtgactgttatattagagcagtttatattacctgactgctctattagagtatctcgatcttttcaccgaaattataattcagaacaaaactataagtgttgctattatgttcaaactattatttaacagtttaaaatgtgtcctgttccatgatagattccaaattctggaaacctgaagtttcaatttcttaatgtttcaagtggtgtgtaaaatccaaaggggtttcctgaaacccctggaaacccccctcgatACGCCCCTGCTATAGAGCACATAAATGGGAACAATTTAATATATTCACATCTATAGTATAGGTATGGTTAAGCTACACAGGGGACACAGTCAGCAGTTTTCAGTTGAACTACCATCAATTGTGTGTCTTAAAAGGAGGTGAGGCAAGCATGAATGTACTAGAACTGTGCGTTGGACTACTTTATGGACTGCTCATATCTCCAATGTTTGAAATCTTTTTGCTTTATTGCTTTAATGGTAGCTACACTTGCATGgtaaaaattagtagtgaatttcactactatCTTACCCACTATTCCATGTACACTGAATATATAGTGATGTTCACTCAAAAGTAGTGATGGTCTGCTATTGGTACTTGGATTCTGGTATACACAGTGAACACAAAGTCTAAATTCTGCCACAATAGTTGCCATTTTTAAGTAGAGATGGTCACTATCATGTGTTGAAATGGACCAAAAACTTTAAACAGATTTTTTTGTACTACCGTATAACACCATCAACACAACTATAAAAACACAATGTGTGCAGCAAATATGTGACTGAGTTCATACAAAGCAGTTAACAGTTATAGCATATAAACAATTAGCTGACAGCAATCAAGAGCATAGTCAGGAATAGTATCATCACTGAGCTAGCTACCAGGCCTGTTTAATACACTCAATAACAACTACGATAGTAATATTGTATTAATTCACACACCTGTAGTTCCACCACCACCACCCCCTCCTGTATATTGAGAAAAtgagtatataattatattaaatatttatcattCAACATAATTGTCCTTTTTACAAATTGACATAACACCCTACTGTGCTGACATGTACACATATAGAAGTAGCACAATGCACAAGCCCACAACTAATGTTCAGAAACCAGATTGAATGTACTAGTTAATATTTTGCTTGTGGCTATAACTGAAACTGGGCCGGTGTTGCTGCCTTGGATAACTTCAGATGTCAACGAGTACTATGCTACATATATGTAAATTACTGGCCAAACATGCACTGCTATACATTAGCAGCCAATATATCAATACAAATGATACTCATTCAGGGACAAACATTTCTTTCCGAGCAATCAAATTCATACCTAtattgttagtaggtgatgGTGAAGATGAGGCAACCATAGCAGAGGAAGTAGTATCCATAGCAGCAGTAGTACTCATACTAGAGGCAGTTGTAGCACTCATGGCAGATGTAGTGGTAATCATGGAAGTAGACATTAGGGTAGCATTTCCCTCTGTGAATGAGCATAAATTCAAACTTTGAATCATATTACAATATTGAGCATGGACAACTATAGTCTATACAGGTATAAGGGTAAAATTCATGCATGCTTCAACTAGAGTGTTTGCAACAAGTAAGTTGTCAACCTTATTTAGAGTGAAGATGTCATTTACTTTGAAATGGTACAGTTACAAAGCAACAAGAGTCATATCACAAAAGGTTTTCTTTGGTCAGATTTAGCATACAGCATTTAAATTATATTATttagctagtatatatatatatatattatatatataatatttatggATCATTTTCATTTGGAAAATGAGCACCCATATACGTATTGGTTGTACAGCAAATAGTATACACTATTTCTTGGTATAGATCAGAATTTCCTGTGAAAATTAGAATTGTACTTTTTATTATCAATGCTAAAGTACATCTGTGACTTGTGTAATGGATATATATCTTAACTGTCTATGCATTAATATTGTATATAAAATTTCAAACCAAATAACACATACAGAAAAGGAAAACGTAAAATTTTTTACAATCAAAATTGATCACTGGCAGTGATTAATGTACTGACTGGTAAGGGATGTTTTGTATAGATTAAGAACCCAGACCAAGGTTCAACTTAGATTAAGGTTCaacttcttcatggatttagaAACCAAGCGAAGTGAGGTTTCTAAACCACGAAGAACTGAGGGTGTGGTTTCTAACTGACTTAGATAATGGGACCGTTTTGTATGGGTATGTATGCAACAACTTAGATAATGAGACCGTTTTGTATGGGTATGTATGATGATTTTAGACATTGTGGTATGTCTAAAATTATCATACAATTTTAAAATACAATAGGTGCACAAGACTGAACATGTTTTGTCAAGGAGCTGGAGAAATTGAAGCTCACACCTTGTTTCTGCTTCCTTATTGAAGTGGAACTGAGAGTAGTCTACATAGCTACAATGCAAGTGTCAACAAGAAAAGTTACAAGTTTTTGAATGCCCATAGTGTCACAGCATAGTGAAGAACAGGCCTAGGTGTATAGAAACTGTTACAGTTTGAAGGCAAGGCTTGAGTGGATAATGTCACAAGACTTATGGTGCCACAGCAGTAAAGACTAGGCACAGTTTCGATtacagaccacacccacattacagataacacaaaataactgttctataggaagcttacccatctaCATATTTGTAAACTTTGCCAATAGTTTAATAGAAGAGAAAACAGTTGTACTAAAAAGCATTTACTAAAATGCATATGCATACACTTCATGATATCTCTGGTGGATTTGTTCATTCATTGTTACAAACGTAGTTGCAATGTTAGACTCTACCTCTCACAATTGAATTTAGGAACTGATGCTTATAAAAGGAATGAATACAGTGGTTAAACTCATATTGGCTTAGGCGACTGCTGCAGACTATTAGCCTATATTTTTGGAAgggcatagcaaatcaatgagaTTTGTAATGTTTGAGGTCTGAGTTCATGTACGTAGGTTAAATACAGAGAGGTTCTGGCATGGATCCCAGCTGTTGCACATATATAACTCCCTTGGTAGACATCATGTTGTCTGGAGGTTCAAAGCATCACCTGGTTGGTTGGATTTGTGGTTACATATGAACAGATTCTGACTCTCAGGATATTTACATTTAGTTTTCTATTACAGACCCCCCTAGCAGAGTATGCAGCATAATAGTGCATAATGTAGTGAGAAAACCACTGTTGAACTGAAACTGATCCTGAGGTATCTTTAGTTAATAAGTAATTTAATCTACCATTTAAGACATACCCGCTTACCGTATAATGTATAGTGTTGTTTTGTGGTTATATGATGGCAAACACATTGACCCACCCATGGGATGTGATCATACAGTGATCAGCTAGTGTGTGCTCTTCATCAATGATGTGCACTTATTCAAAGACTGGTATACGCATTCTctatctgtgaatgctatcccactagggacctgtgagaaggctaaagcctgtgaatacagggagtcagaaacatgtaactgaaacgttgaagaatgcagaaaaaatctaTATTGATTTCCAATGTAGAATTGCCTACAAACTTAATTGCTCACATGGGATATATGCATTGTTTACCTCGGATTAGTTGACTAACTTGGCGGTCCCAAAAAGTTGCATATCTTTCCACAACAGCATACCTGTAATGAATActttgtatatacacacatattatCAACACCTACTTTAGTTGCATATGTGCGTGTATGCGTGTATCCATAAAATAAATTAAACAAAGACATTGCAATTGATTTGACTGCAAGCTAACAATACTAGTAAAGAAGTGCTGCAACTTTGGTAAGTAAAGtaagtcaatcagtcagttggtcggtcggtcggtcggtcagtcagtcagtcagtcagtcagtcagtcagtcagtcagtcagtataaGTAAGGAAGTAAGGCCATAtcaacttgattagttgtttcacagGCCCATCTGACCCACCTTTTTCATAGAagaattaaaataaatttttatcGGCGAAAAATGAAGTGAAAATACGACTAGAAACTCTGAACACAAGCATTATATTCTTCCAATCCATTTACCTACGGGTGACTCACCCAGCACTTTGTAGTGAGCTTCGTGGTGAACACAGTCACTACTGGACAAGCAAACTTATATAATGCCACACAATAACTTGTGTTGTCATACCCAGGTGGATTGTAATGGTGTGGGTGACTCACCTTATCACTCTTCATAGTAATTTTAGGGCTACTAATGTGTACACTTCGTCATGATGTCAGCAACTATTCTACCTTGTCGTGTGGCAGAGGTACACAAAAGACTCCTGTATTCTTTTTGcattacatgcatgtacatgggTGTTGTGTTATGTCTGATTACATCAttagcataggcggcggaaaggggggggggggggggctagggggctaaagtcCCCctctcggtctgctgagggggggcttagccccccctcagaatgatatcacaccgaaattatctttcttggagtggggctgaaaaccgtgataaagatcgagatactctagactaatagtgcagtcactctaataaagtagtcagtgtgtagcgagctatgaaaggatttttatgtagtttatcaactagaaatggtagctggtgaggtggaaagctcttgtcagttggttgtgactttttttttttttttggtcttaccttaccaaactatagaaataagtctgggtcagcccagccccccctcatatcaactacttcctccgccgctgatcaTTAGCAATGTATGCCCCACTGTTGATGGTGAACTTATAGTACTGAGGTGTGATGAATGTCGCATGGTAGCTAGCAATAGAACCTATGCATGGGCTACTGTACAATCACTAACTTTGTACCAACAGCACACGATaagattatattattattattatgtacattgtTTTTGCCATGTTTAACATTGTTTGTTATATGAGAGCACATGTTAATTTAATTCTTCTTTGAATTCACCAGGCTTGCGTGAAGCTTATATATTCAAGTGTAAAACCAAGCTAGTACAGCCaagaatggctgcaatgataataATACAAATGAGGTGGCAttataatatcattgcagccatttcttggcggtcacctttgatatcacatcgttttcatactagcctataCTTGGAAGGCTACACCCTTTTTCATAGCTTAGGtgttttattgtattgtattgtattgtattaatgctttacagtgaccagcactgaaggtctgcagcaacatgtgctgcagccttaggattacctaacctaatttcaaggacttagacttagtgacttatagctggaaaggtgtaacagaaaaggggccaaagtaaggaaaaaaaatccctccaaccccaggaatcgaactgcaggtcacccaatgtctagtcggggccacactcagtctcctccaggagggatggattttcttccttaatcctaaagtatttattgtattaatgctttacagtgaccagcactgaaggtctgcagcaacatgtgctgcagccttaggattacctaacctaatttcaaggacttagacttagtgacttatagctggaaaggtgtaacagaaaaggggccaaagtaaggaaaaaaatccctccaaccccaggaatcgaactgcaggtcacccaatgtctagtcggggccacactcagtctcctccaggagggatggattttcttccttaatcctaaagtatttattgtattaatgctttacagtgaccagcactgaaggtctgcagcaacatgtgctgcagccttaggattacctaacctaatttcaaggacttagacttagtgacttatttAGATTAGATATATCACAATTTGAAAACACTCATTACTTACAACAATTGTACCTGAAACCTATTAAACCAGCTCCAGCAGGTGGTGCAGTCCATGTTAGTGAAACACTGGTCTTGTCAGCACGATTGGTATGTGTGGCAGCAGTCTTAAGGTAAGCAGTATATTTATGTtcattatatacatataattttaTGTCCTTACATTGTTGTCGCACACAGCTTGATAGTTAGTACCAGAAGCAGCAAATGTTCCAACAGGAGAACCTCCTGGTTGAGTCTGTCCTTGTATCATGAAGCCTCTGAACCTGTTTCCAGTGGTAGGTTCAATGCTTACTACAAGAAAAATAAATAATGCTGTGCTATTCCAGTATCTACACATTAGCTACATTCTCACTGGTGTAAGTCTGTTCAGGAATGTACATCAGTCCAGGGAAGTTATTGAGAAATGGACCATACTCAGGTGGTCCAATTGTTCCTGTATTACTTCCATGCATCGGTCGAATATCTGCACAAGCTGATGATGGAGCTCCATTTGGCATTGCATTTACTACTGCTACCAATAGTGAAATGTTGATCAGTATAGTATAACAAAGAGTACTCTAAAAATGAGTTGCAACAAGCATTAATTTTGAAATActgtcaggggcgtagccaggattttttgaagggggatTCCAATAGCAGTAttgaagcaggggtctgggggcacagcccccagctgctgagagactttcaatattttaatgaatcaaaactcagcaaattgttatattttatgcaaaaatagtacattgattataatgcatataagttcccctgggatgaagctagtactagataagctacctagtggaaacagacagcataacacatagagacacatatagacatctgtaagtgatagttatcccactggtataagaaccatgaatccactgatacaaatggaatgacttacaatcaaaacattattaaTATGCTTAGCATGGATTCATTCTGCATGCCCAAGTGATCAATAACTctagttctatatctttaaaaaCTGAACACCAATGTCA encodes the following:
- the LOC136257849 gene encoding putative defense protein 3, which encodes MQLQDTAGMKSTLCYTILINISLLVAVVNAMPNGAPSSACADIRPMHGSNTGTIGPPEYGPFLNNFPGLMYIPEQTYTISIEPTTGNRFRGFMIQGQTQPGGSPVGTFAASGTNYQAVCDNNTAATHTNRADKTSVSLTWTAPPAGAGLIGFRYAVVERYATFWDRQVSQLIREGNATLMSTSMITTTSAMSATTASSMSTTAAMDTTSSAMVASSSPSPTNNIGGGGGGGTTGLVASSVMILFLTMLLIAVS